Proteins from a genomic interval of Zingiber officinale cultivar Zhangliang chromosome 1B, Zo_v1.1, whole genome shotgun sequence:
- the LOC122004902 gene encoding uncharacterized protein LOC122004902: MEMKQPNKQHVKWPKRKSFFHSQIYPSKMAVEAEDDVFFADLSRQIALLIMDDEEQLPVHMQYPPLPVHQELPYMPHIMMPPTYGYDQVTYTREMSKGTGVFIPRSTTPRRKNRPRNKSSSVKNYNFPRQQLQKSAIMVSDVSNYTRGSCPNYYLRHL, encoded by the exons ATGGAGATGAAGCAGCCAAACAAGCAGCACGTCAAGTGGCCGAAACGAAAGAGCTTCTTCCACTCCCAGATATATCCTTCAAAGATGGCTGTGGAAGCAGAAGATGATGTCTTCTTTGCAGATCTAAGCCGGCAAATCGCGCTGCTGATCATGGATGACGAAGAGCAACTCCCAGTTCACATGCAGTATCCTCCTCTTCCAGTTCATCAG GAGCTTCCTTACATGCCCCATATCATGATGCCACCGACCTATGGATATGATCAGGTGACTTACACAAGGGAGATGAGCAAGGGAACAGGAGTGTTCATTCCACGCTCTACTACACCAAGAAGGAAGAACAGACCAAGGAACAAGTCTTCTTCGGTGAAGAATTACAACTTCCCAAGGCAGCAGCTGCAGAAATCTGCAATTATGGTTTCTGATGTCTCCAATTACACAAGAGGTAGTTGCCCCAACTATTATCTCAGGCACTTATAG